The following proteins are encoded in a genomic region of Liolophura sinensis isolate JHLJ2023 chromosome 7, CUHK_Ljap_v2, whole genome shotgun sequence:
- the LOC135469712 gene encoding A disintegrin and metalloproteinase with thrombospondin motifs 20-like yields the protein MVQKITSNAASSLKEFCLWQNSVNEADDDNPRHHDTAVLLTRQDICRAAGKCDTLGLAELGTICDRKRSCAIIEDNGLSAAYTIAHELGHIFNLPHDDDVKCSEFHEQGSTNFHIMAPTLDYNTSPWSWSECSAHLLSEFVDAGVAECLLDKPRKKYRRKVSRWHSPGELYNVDKQCELLFGTGSKVCPYMPSCKRLWCTSRYGLSKGCRTQHMAWAEGTKCGPNRWCNKGKCVQNKTLRKVDGGWSKWHKYGNCSRPCGGGIRTSERFCNNPSPQNGGRYCLGKRRKYKSCNIKNCPPSKMDFREEQCSKFNGRFSINGLPPNVSWVPKYSGILLKDVCKLFCRASTSSAYYQLDDKVIDGTKCWPDTTDICVNGKCRKAGCDNRLGSDMKRDKCGVCGGDSSSCKTVAGTFNKVKYGYNFVTKIPSGSLNIDIRQFGYGHSKDDDNYLVLMNSEMEYILNGNYIVSMFKRHIKAHGATIEYSGSDTEVERINATKMLQEDLILMVLSVGKLYPPDIRYSYTVSVGQAKEFEWNRKGPWEACSHVCQGRKKRKIICEHKENELVVSDDLCKDKRKPKQSSAKCNRHCSLGWKVVYREECDSRCGSGHMRQLVRCIKSTGKKEEIVDEMHCHGMPNRPDEVISCFGKCHATHWRYTKWTECSKRCGGGEQKRNGTCVDENNNVVPHERSCREEKLVSQPCNQDPCAEWTIGEWTACSKTCGTGQRYRTVMCKKGGKEVSGNYCDRRRRPSPRSSCNLEACPGWFNGRWGPCSVSCGEGTQKRIVGCFDESGDRRMDSFCSQLTKPEAKQKCILRPCGNWRTGEWGECSADCLQTRYVACLIAEQQMTTDRDCDLTSKPLAERKCTHGDCTFQKDIGLDNARNSIPGDPNQWRFGPWTECSVTCGMGLERRQVLCQNKKGHNDHCGGPEKPEDTRHCNKGPCPRWNYGRWGQCSATCGEGVKRRVVMCQLQNGHKLPDTNCDILQRPSSELRCSQGACRSPVAASRQWWSDPFSRVLYHYRPRNYG from the exons gtctTGCTGAATTGGGAACAATTTGTGATAGAAAACGAAGCTGTGCTATCATAGAAGACAATGGTCTAAGTGCAGCCTATACAATAGCTCATGAATTAGGACATAT ATTTAATTTACCTCATGACGATGATGTGAAATGTTCAGAGTTTCATGAACAAGGGTCCACCAACTTTCACATCATGGCTCCAACCTTAGACTACAACACCAGCCCATGGTCGTGGTCCGAATGCAGCGCTCATCTTCTCTCAGAATTTGTTGA TGCAGGTGTAGCGGAATGCCTTCTTGATAAACCTAGAAAAAAGTATCGGCGGAAGGTTTCTCGATGGCACAGTCCGGGCGAGCTGTACAATGTTGATAAACAGTGTGAGCTACTCTTTGGAACTGGCTCTAAAGTGTGTCCCTATATG CCGTCCTGCAAGCGTCTATGGTGCACAAGTCGCTATGGGCTGTCCAAGGGGTGCAGAACTCAACACATGGCCTGGGCTGAGGGGACAAAGTGTGGCCCAAACAGG TGGTGCAATAAAGGGAAGTGTGTCCAGAACAAAACTTTGCGAAAGGTTGATGGAGGCTGGAGCAAATGGCACAAATATGGGAACTGCTCTCGACCTTGTGGCGGAGGAATCCGGACATCTGAGCGCTTCTGCAATAACCCATC GCCTCAGAATGGAGGCAGGTATTGCCTGGGGAAAAGACGGAAGTACAAATCTTGCAATATCAAg AATTGCCCACCCAGCAAAATGGATTTCCGAGAGGAGCAGTGTTCTAAGTTTAATGGAAGATTCAGTATTAATGGTCTACCTCCAAATGTTAGTTGGGTGCCCAAGTATTCAGGAA ttttGCTGAAAGATGTATGTAAGCTGTTCTGCAGAGCATCTACCAGTAGTGCATATTACCAGCTGGATGATAAGGTCATTGATGGCACAAAATGTTGGCCAGACACTACTGATATTTGTGTCAATGGTAAATGCAGA AAAGCTGGCTGTGACAACAGACTTGGATCTGACATGAAACGTGACAAATGTGGCGTATGTGGGGGTGACAGCTCTTCCTGTAAGACTGTGGCTGGTACATTTAACAAGGTTAAGTATG GTTACAACTTTGTGACAAAGATCCCAAGTGGTTCCCTAAATATTGATATCAGACAGTTTGGCTATGGACACTCGAAGGATGATGACAACTACTTGG tCTTGATGAACTCTGAAATGGAATATATTCTCAATGGGAATTACATTGTGAGTATGTTTAAGCGGCACATCAAAGCTCATGGTGCTACCATTGAATACAGCGGATCGGATACTGAAGTTGAGAGAATCAACGCTACAAAAATGTTGCAAGAAGACTTAATCCTGATG gtgctGTCAGTGGGAAAGTTGTACCCTCCAGACATCAGGTATTCCTACACAGTTTCAGTTGGTCAAGCCAAAGAGTTTGAATGGAACAGGAAAGGACCTTGGGAAGCGTGCTCACATGTCTGTCAAG GTCGCAAGAAAAGGAAAATCATATGTGAACATAAGGAAAATGAACTTGTTGTGTCGGATGACCTGTGCAAAGACAAACGGAAACCCAAACAATCCTCAGCCAAATGCAACAGACATTGCTCCTTGGG gTGGAAAGTGGTGTACCGTGAAGAGTGTGATTCCAGGTGTGGATCTGGTCACATGAGGCAGTTGGTAAGGTGTATCAAATCCACAGGTAAAAAAGAAGAGATTGTGGATGAGATGCATTGTCATGGTATGCCAAACAGACCAGATGAAGTGATCAGCTGTTTTGGGAAGTGCCACGCCACTCACTGGAGATACACAAAATGGACAGAA TGCTCAAAACGGTGTGGAGGAGGAGAGCAGAAGAGGAATGGAACTTGTGTGGATGAGAACAACAATGTGGTACCTCATGAACGGAGCTGTAGGGAGGAGAAACTGGTGTCTCAACCATGTAACCAGGACCCCTGTGCCGAGTGGACCATTGGAGAATGGACAGCG TGCTCCAAAACCTGTGGTACTGGTCAGCGGTACAGAACAGTCATGTGCAAAAAGGGTGGGAAGGAGGTCAGTGGGAATTACTGTGACCGACGGCGGCGTCCTTCTCCTCGCTCCAGCTGTAATCTGGAGGCTTGTCCAGGCTGGTTCAATGGCAGATGGGGACCG TGTTCAGTATCGTGTGGGGAGGGCACACAGAAGCGCATTGTAGGATGCTTTGATGAGAGTGGTGACCGCAGGATGGACTCATTCTGTTCCCAACTGACCAAACCAGAAgccaaacaaaaatgtatactACGACCCTGTGGGAATTGGAGGACAGGAGAATGGGGGGAG TGCTCAGCAGACTGCCTCCAGACTAGGTACGTGGCCTGTCTGATTGCTGAACAGCAGATGACTACTGACCGGGACTGTGACTTGACCAGTAAACCACTAGCGGAACGCAAGTGCACCCATGGCGATTGCACCTTCCAGAAGGACATAGGCCTGGACAATGCCAGGAACAGTATCCCTGGAGATCCTAACCAATGGAGGTTTGGGCCCTGGACTGAG TGTTCAGTAACCTGCGGAATGGGCTTGGAGCGGCGCCAGGTGCTTTGTCAGAACAAGAAGGGACACAACGACCACTGTGGGGGACCCGAAAAACCAGAGGACACCAGACATTGCAACAAGGGGCCTTGTCCTAGGTGGAACTATGGAAGATGGGGACAG TGCAGCGCCACCTGTGGGGAGGGTGTCAAGAGAAGGGTGGTGATGTGTCAGCTGCAGAATGGGCATAAGCTACCAGATACAAACTGTGATATATTACAAAGACCCTCATCAGAATTGAGATGCAGCCAAGGAGCCTGTCGGTCACCGGTGGCAGCCTCTAGGCAGTGGTGGAGCGATCCTTTCTCACGGGTACTGTACCATTATCGTCCTCGAAATTATGGTTAA